The Flavobacterium piscisymbiosum genome includes a region encoding these proteins:
- a CDS encoding acyl-CoA dehydrogenase: MDFNLTEEHLMIQQAARDFAQNELLPGVIERDEKQIFPTEQVKKMGQLGFMGMMVDPKYGGSGLDAISYVIAMEEISKVDASASVVMSVNNSLVCWGLQEFGTEEQKQKYLPGLASGEIHGAFCLSEPEAGSDATSQKTTAVDMGDHYIVNGTKNWITNGNTASVYLVIAQTHPELKHKGINALIMTKDMPGFSIGPKEQKMGIRGSDTHSLMFSDVKVPKENRIGEDGFGFKFAMKTLAGGRIGIASQALGIASGAYELALKYSRERKAFGTEICNHQAIAFKLADMAVNIEAARHLCMKAAWDKDQHKNYDVSGAMAKLFASQVAMDTAVEAVQIHGGNGYVKEYHVERFMRDAKITQIYEGTSEIQKIVISRSVIAG; encoded by the coding sequence ATGGATTTCAATCTGACCGAAGAACATTTAATGATTCAACAAGCTGCCAGAGATTTTGCTCAAAACGAATTGTTACCGGGCGTTATTGAACGTGACGAAAAGCAAATTTTTCCGACTGAGCAAGTAAAAAAAATGGGACAACTAGGATTCATGGGAATGATGGTTGATCCTAAATACGGAGGTAGCGGTCTGGATGCGATTTCATATGTTATTGCTATGGAGGAAATCTCAAAAGTTGATGCATCAGCTTCTGTAGTCATGTCTGTAAACAACTCATTAGTTTGTTGGGGTTTGCAGGAATTTGGAACCGAAGAACAAAAACAAAAATATTTACCGGGTTTAGCCTCTGGTGAAATTCACGGAGCATTTTGTTTAAGTGAGCCGGAAGCGGGTAGTGATGCAACTTCGCAAAAAACTACTGCGGTAGATATGGGAGATCACTATATTGTAAACGGAACAAAAAACTGGATTACAAACGGAAACACAGCATCAGTTTATTTGGTAATTGCTCAAACACATCCTGAATTAAAACACAAAGGAATTAATGCGTTGATCATGACCAAAGATATGCCAGGCTTTTCTATTGGTCCAAAAGAACAAAAGATGGGAATTCGCGGTTCTGATACACACTCTTTAATGTTTAGTGATGTAAAAGTTCCTAAAGAAAACAGAATTGGAGAAGACGGTTTCGGATTCAAATTTGCAATGAAAACCCTTGCTGGCGGACGTATCGGAATTGCGTCTCAGGCGTTAGGAATTGCTTCAGGAGCTTATGAGTTGGCTTTGAAATATTCGAGAGAACGTAAAGCTTTTGGAACTGAAATCTGCAATCACCAAGCCATTGCTTTTAAATTGGCAGATATGGCGGTGAATATAGAAGCAGCACGCCATTTATGTATGAAAGCAGCTTGGGACAAAGACCAACATAAAAACTACGATGTAAGTGGTGCAATGGCAAAATTATTTGCTTCGCAAGTGGCAATGGATACGGCTGTAGAAGCGGTTCAGATTCACGGAGGAAATGGTTACGTAAAAGAATACCATGTAGAGCGTTTTATGCGCGATGCAAAAATTACTCAGATCTATGAAGGAACTTCAGAGATTCAGAAAATTGTAATTTCAAGATCTGTAATTGCAGGATAA
- a CDS encoding Glu/Leu/Phe/Val dehydrogenase dimerization domain-containing protein has translation MKDLLQQFENKEPEIVFNWKDSETEAEGWTVINSLRGGAAGGGTRMRKGLDMNEVLSLAKTMEVKFSVSGPAIGGAKSGINFDPNDPRKKGVLQRWYKAVSPLLKSYYGTGGDLNVDEIHEVIPMTEECGVWHPQEGVFNGHFKPTEADKINRIGQLRQGVIKVIENPKFSPDVTRKYTVADMITGYGVAEAVRHFYATYGGDIKGKKAIVQGFGNVGSAAAFYLAEMGAKVIGIIDRDGGLIKEEGFSFEEIRTLFLNKDGNKLVADNMIPFEEINSKIWTIGAEIFTPCAASRLVQQTQIDSLIANGLEVISCGANVPFADKEIFFGSIMEEVDHKVSLIPDFISNCGMARVFAYFMEKKVQMTDEAIFNDTSEIIKNAIVKAHALNPSKTNISATAFEIALKQLV, from the coding sequence ATGAAAGATTTATTACAGCAATTTGAAAATAAAGAGCCTGAAATTGTTTTTAACTGGAAAGATTCTGAAACTGAAGCTGAAGGTTGGACTGTTATTAATTCACTTCGCGGAGGAGCTGCAGGTGGAGGAACAAGAATGAGAAAAGGCTTGGATATGAATGAAGTTTTATCATTGGCCAAAACAATGGAAGTGAAGTTTTCGGTTTCTGGTCCTGCAATTGGAGGCGCAAAATCCGGAATTAATTTTGACCCGAATGATCCTCGTAAAAAAGGTGTTTTGCAACGTTGGTACAAAGCTGTTTCTCCTTTATTAAAAAGTTATTACGGAACCGGTGGAGATTTGAATGTGGATGAAATTCACGAAGTAATCCCAATGACGGAAGAATGTGGTGTTTGGCATCCGCAGGAAGGTGTTTTTAACGGACATTTTAAACCAACCGAAGCAGATAAAATTAATAGAATTGGTCAATTACGTCAGGGTGTAATTAAGGTGATTGAAAACCCTAAGTTCTCTCCGGATGTAACTCGTAAATATACTGTTGCCGACATGATTACTGGTTATGGCGTTGCCGAAGCGGTTCGTCATTTCTACGCAACATATGGCGGAGACATAAAAGGTAAAAAAGCAATTGTACAAGGTTTTGGAAACGTAGGTTCCGCTGCCGCTTTTTACCTTGCTGAAATGGGCGCAAAAGTGATTGGGATTATTGACCGTGATGGTGGACTAATCAAAGAAGAAGGTTTTTCTTTTGAAGAAATTAGAACTTTATTCCTTAATAAAGACGGTAATAAATTAGTAGCTGATAACATGATTCCGTTTGAAGAAATCAACTCTAAAATATGGACGATTGGTGCTGAAATTTTCACACCCTGCGCTGCATCAAGATTGGTACAACAAACTCAAATTGACAGCCTGATCGCAAACGGATTAGAGGTTATTTCTTGTGGTGCGAATGTTCCTTTTGCTGACAAGGAAATTTTCTTTGGTTCTATTATGGAAGAAGTGGATCATAAAGTAAGTTTGATTCCTGATTTTATTTCGAACTGCGGAATGGCAAGAGTTTTTGCTTATTTTATGGAGAAAAAAGTACAAATGACGGATGAGGCTATTTTTAATGATACTTCTGAAATTATAAAAAATGCGATTGTAAAAGCTCATGCTTTAAATCCATCTAAAACAAATATTAGTGCAACTGCTTTTGAAATTGCATTGAAACAATTAGTATAA
- a CDS encoding glycosyltransferase, producing MKYYIVIPAHNEQDLIGLTLQSLLSQTVLPSKIVVVNDNSTDKTEEVVLSFAKDNPYISVVNKTSDAIHMPGSKVIQAFQKGYETLDSDYDIIVKIDGDLIFPPNYFETIIRHFQSDPKIGMVGGFCYIEKNGDWILENLTDKDHIRGALKAYRAAAYQQIGGLKPAMGWDTVDELLCKYYDWKIVTDESLHVKHLKPTGANYNKTARYKQGEAFYTLGYGFWITAIASAKLAMMKKKPFLFLDYIRGFWKAKKAKTPLLVTPEQAKFIRNYRFQKMKQKLI from the coding sequence ATGAAGTATTATATCGTTATTCCCGCGCACAACGAACAAGATCTTATTGGCCTGACTTTGCAATCTTTGCTATCGCAAACCGTTTTGCCTTCAAAAATTGTGGTTGTAAATGACAATTCTACAGATAAAACAGAAGAAGTTGTTTTGAGTTTTGCCAAGGACAATCCGTATATTTCTGTTGTAAACAAAACTTCAGATGCTATTCATATGCCCGGAAGTAAAGTGATTCAGGCTTTTCAGAAAGGTTATGAAACACTTGATTCTGATTATGATATTATTGTAAAAATAGACGGCGATTTAATTTTTCCTCCAAATTATTTTGAAACTATCATTCGTCACTTTCAATCTGATCCAAAAATTGGAATGGTCGGTGGATTTTGTTACATCGAAAAAAATGGAGATTGGATCTTAGAAAACCTAACCGACAAAGATCATATTCGTGGCGCACTGAAAGCATATCGCGCAGCAGCTTACCAGCAAATTGGAGGATTAAAACCTGCAATGGGCTGGGATACGGTAGACGAATTGCTTTGTAAATACTATGATTGGAAAATAGTTACCGATGAATCTTTACACGTAAAGCACCTTAAACCAACTGGTGCAAATTACAACAAAACAGCTCGTTATAAACAAGGCGAAGCTTTTTATACTTTAGGATATGGTTTTTGGATTACCGCAATTGCATCGGCAAAATTGGCGATGATGAAGAAAAAACCATTTTTATTTTTAGACTATATAAGAGGGTTCTGGAAAGCAAAAAAAGCCAAAACACCATTATTAGTTACACCAGAACAAGCTAAATTTATAAGAAATTATCGTTTTCAAAAAATGAAACAAAAGTTAATCTAA
- a CDS encoding ABC transporter ATP-binding protein, with protein sequence MIEVKNLEKSFGDSKVLKGISTVFETGKTNLIIGQSGSGKTVLLKSLLGIHTPDSGTIEFDGRVYSELNPDEKRELRTEIGMVFQGSALFDSMTVEENVAFPLKMFTNDNKAKIQERVDFVLERVNLVDAHKKLPSEISGGMQKRVAIARAIVNNPKYLFCDEPNSGLDPNTSTLIDNLIKEITEEYNITTVINTHDMNSVMEIGENIVFLKKGVKAWQGTKEEIFRTDNKDIVKFVYSSNLFKKVREAYLKG encoded by the coding sequence ATGATAGAAGTAAAAAATTTAGAAAAATCATTTGGCGACAGTAAAGTTTTAAAAGGAATTTCAACTGTTTTTGAAACTGGGAAAACCAACTTAATTATTGGCCAAAGTGGATCCGGGAAAACTGTTTTATTAAAAAGTCTACTAGGAATTCACACTCCGGATTCCGGAACAATTGAGTTTGACGGAAGAGTTTATTCTGAATTAAACCCGGACGAAAAACGAGAATTAAGAACTGAAATTGGAATGGTTTTTCAGGGAAGCGCTTTATTTGACTCAATGACTGTTGAAGAAAATGTTGCTTTCCCTCTAAAAATGTTTACCAACGATAATAAAGCTAAAATTCAGGAGCGTGTTGATTTTGTGCTAGAAAGAGTAAATCTTGTTGACGCGCATAAAAAATTACCTTCTGAAATTTCCGGAGGTATGCAAAAACGTGTGGCGATTGCCCGTGCGATTGTAAACAATCCGAAATATTTGTTTTGTGATGAACCTAACTCAGGTTTAGATCCAAACACCTCCACTTTGATCGATAATTTGATTAAAGAAATTACCGAAGAATACAATATCACAACCGTAATCAATACGCACGATATGAACTCGGTGATGGAAATTGGAGAAAATATTGTTTTCCTGAAAAAAGGAGTAAAAGCCTGGCAGGGAACCAAAGAAGAAATCTTTAGAACAGACAACAAAGATATTGTGAAGTTTGTTTACTCTTCGAACCTGTTTAAAAAAGTGAGAGAAGCATATTTGAAAGGTTAG
- a CDS encoding energy transducer TonB, with the protein MTFTDSSDKKKSLLISTAIYAVLLLLLFFIRFWPPYNPENNAALASGGGGGGVTVNFGDSDLGSGANYKSEVLNVKNNVKQAPAKATPDEAIITQENTKDDANDVIIPTKEKPKKATPVVKPEAKPVPEKPKVSNSTNDALSSILKGSNKGGDGDDKVAGNKGKANGSLGSNGYYGAGGSGGGTGGGNGTGNGVGTGSGYGAGSGGGSGGGSGYSLGTRKALSKPAPKYTCNEEGRVVVEITVDQNGKTISATPGIKGTTNTARCLLDQAKIAAMNTKWEADADAAAKQVGKIIYNFSLD; encoded by the coding sequence ATGACTTTTACGGATTCTTCAGATAAAAAGAAATCGCTACTAATATCTACAGCTATTTATGCTGTTTTGTTGTTGCTTTTATTTTTCATTCGTTTTTGGCCTCCTTATAATCCGGAGAACAATGCTGCACTTGCTTCAGGCGGTGGCGGTGGCGGCGTGACGGTTAATTTTGGGGATAGTGATTTAGGATCCGGAGCTAATTATAAGAGTGAAGTTTTAAACGTAAAAAACAACGTAAAACAAGCTCCTGCAAAAGCTACTCCAGACGAAGCGATTATTACACAGGAAAACACAAAAGACGATGCTAATGACGTAATAATTCCGACAAAAGAAAAGCCTAAAAAAGCTACTCCTGTTGTAAAACCGGAAGCTAAACCTGTTCCTGAAAAACCAAAAGTTTCTAATTCTACCAATGATGCTTTGTCAAGTATTTTAAAAGGATCGAACAAAGGTGGCGATGGTGATGATAAAGTAGCAGGAAATAAAGGAAAAGCTAACGGAAGTTTAGGTTCTAACGGATATTATGGCGCCGGAGGTTCCGGTGGCGGAACTGGCGGTGGAAACGGTACCGGAAATGGAGTTGGTACAGGAAGCGGTTATGGAGCCGGAAGCGGGGGTGGTTCTGGTGGCGGATCAGGATACTCTTTAGGAACCAGAAAGGCCTTGTCGAAACCTGCACCAAAATATACTTGTAATGAAGAAGGAAGAGTTGTTGTTGAAATCACGGTAGATCAAAACGGAAAAACGATTAGTGCAACTCCAGGAATAAAAGGTACTACAAATACGGCAAGATGTTTACTTGATCAGGCGAAGATTGCTGCCATGAATACAAAATGGGAGGCTGATGCTGATGCTGCGGCGAAACAAGTTGGTAAGATTATTTATAATTTTAGTTTGGATTAA
- a CDS encoding M20/M25/M40 family metallo-hydrolase, with translation MKKIYFLLPFVLLACKSNPTAVSEQVSKSISKPLEITYKVNEDEVSDFLKYLSSDELEGRETGTKGIEKAAVFLEDFFKKNNVKPYFSSYRDTLTNFKSPAYNIVGVLEGTDPVLKKEFVVLSAHYDHIGLEKKQQDDVINNGANDDASGVTAVAEIAKYFSETKSNKRSILFVFFAGEEKGLLGSKSLVQKLQKQNFNLYAQLNIEMIGVPMKRDYLAYITGFDKSNMAEKINEYTGKKTIGFLPKEAHYELFYRSDNYSFYEVFKKPCQSISTFDFENFDFYHHVSDEFKVMDIPHITSFIQEFLPAVTKIATTPTEEITMNK, from the coding sequence ATGAAAAAAATATACTTTCTTCTTCCGTTTGTTCTGTTAGCCTGCAAGTCAAATCCCACTGCAGTAAGCGAACAAGTTTCAAAATCGATTTCAAAACCGCTTGAAATTACCTATAAAGTAAATGAAGACGAAGTGTCGGATTTTCTAAAATATCTTTCTTCGGATGAATTAGAAGGTCGTGAAACCGGAACAAAAGGAATCGAAAAAGCAGCAGTATTTTTGGAAGATTTTTTTAAGAAGAATAATGTAAAACCTTATTTTTCTTCTTATCGAGATACCCTGACTAATTTTAAATCACCAGCCTATAATATTGTTGGAGTTCTGGAAGGAACTGATCCTGTTCTTAAAAAAGAATTTGTGGTGTTAAGTGCGCATTATGATCATATTGGTCTGGAGAAAAAGCAGCAGGATGATGTAATTAATAATGGTGCTAACGATGACGCTTCAGGAGTTACAGCTGTTGCAGAAATAGCGAAATATTTTAGTGAAACAAAATCGAATAAACGCAGTATTCTTTTTGTGTTTTTTGCCGGCGAAGAAAAAGGCTTGTTAGGTTCTAAAAGTTTAGTACAGAAACTTCAAAAGCAAAACTTCAATTTATATGCGCAACTCAATATCGAAATGATTGGTGTGCCAATGAAACGCGATTATCTGGCTTACATTACCGGTTTTGATAAATCGAACATGGCAGAAAAGATAAACGAATATACCGGTAAAAAGACCATTGGGTTTTTACCAAAAGAAGCTCATTATGAATTGTTTTACAGATCAGATAATTATTCGTTTTACGAAGTATTTAAGAAACCGTGTCAATCGATAAGTACTTTTGATTTTGAAAACTTTGATTTCTATCATCATGTTTCGGATGAATTTAAAGTAATGGACATTCCGCATATCACTTCTTTTATTCAGGAGTTTTTGCCAGCCGTGACAAAAATTGCTACTACGCCAACAGAAGAAATTACAATGAATAAATAA
- a CDS encoding ExbD/TolR family protein — MSIKRKRRFHAEVATSSLSDIMFFLLLFFLIISTLANPNVIKMTLPKAKSNEKTNKQLISLSVTEDKKFYIDKEPVDFENLETSLMSKIGADKEQTVVVRIPFNLQVQDLVDVLQIGVKNNLKFVIATSPK; from the coding sequence ATGTCTATTAAGAGAAAAAGAAGATTTCATGCCGAAGTGGCGACTTCATCATTAAGTGATATTATGTTTTTCCTGCTGTTGTTTTTCCTTATAATCTCAACACTTGCAAACCCTAATGTTATCAAAATGACGTTGCCAAAAGCGAAATCAAATGAAAAAACAAACAAACAGCTGATCAGTTTATCAGTTACCGAAGATAAAAAATTCTACATCGACAAAGAACCCGTAGATTTCGAAAATCTCGAAACCAGTCTAATGTCAAAAATAGGAGCAGACAAAGAACAAACCGTTGTCGTTCGAATTCCGTTCAATCTGCAAGTACAGGATTTAGTAGATGTATTGCAAATAGGAGTGAAGAACAATTTAAAGTTTGTGATTGCAACAAGTCCGAAGTAG
- a CDS encoding DUF4844 domain-containing protein, which produces MSNSKLDRLQFLLDKKKFADSEWDNRGLIPSDSDLCEYMESRFNSCLSSLIILVKSDSSLEILNKELNKGLKSFERFKFDTEEREFICDIFYAISKEIEIDFKNELNIWLYGNFLAYVFRISSFFKVKEKILEILSQNCIKCNSNLETFILARENTILDSDFLIVRCRSCRELNLIDNGPNVRQLRFGEYELVEQLPKSNYDLEGAKIRLKQLQFFRK; this is translated from the coding sequence ATGAGTAATTCAAAATTAGATAGGCTTCAATTCTTATTAGATAAAAAAAAGTTTGCGGATTCAGAATGGGATAACAGAGGATTAATTCCTTCAGATTCTGATTTATGTGAGTACATGGAATCTAGGTTTAATTCATGTTTAAGTTCTTTAATTATTTTGGTAAAAAGTGATTCTTCTCTTGAAATATTGAACAAAGAATTGAATAAAGGCTTAAAGAGTTTCGAGCGTTTTAAATTTGATACGGAAGAAAGAGAATTTATTTGTGATATCTTTTATGCGATTTCAAAAGAAATTGAGATTGATTTTAAAAATGAATTAAACATTTGGCTTTATGGAAATTTTCTTGCTTATGTTTTTAGAATTTCAAGTTTTTTTAAAGTAAAAGAGAAAATTTTGGAAATATTGTCTCAAAATTGTATTAAGTGTAATTCGAACTTAGAGACTTTTATTTTAGCAAGAGAAAATACGATTTTAGATTCTGATTTTTTAATAGTAAGGTGCAGATCTTGTAGAGAGCTTAATTTGATTGATAATGGACCAAATGTGAGGCAATTAAGATTTGGAGAATATGAATTAGTTGAACAATTGCCTAAAAGTAATTATGATTTGGAGGGAGCTAAGATTAGATTAAAACAATTACAGTTTTTTAGAAAATAA
- a CDS encoding four helix bundle protein yields MSESIVKTKSFELAIRGVNFYKWLVSEKKEFIMSKQFLRSITSVGANVREAVNAQSKADFIHKLSISQKECDESMYWLEILNATNYVSAIEFESMHNQCGEVLKIIKSIIITSKKKLIQNS; encoded by the coding sequence ATGAGTGAGAGTATTGTGAAAACTAAGAGTTTTGAATTAGCTATTAGAGGAGTTAATTTTTATAAATGGTTAGTTTCGGAAAAGAAGGAATTTATAATGAGTAAACAATTTTTGCGTTCTATTACTTCTGTTGGTGCCAATGTTCGTGAAGCGGTCAACGCACAAAGCAAGGCAGATTTTATTCATAAGTTATCAATTTCTCAAAAAGAATGTGATGAATCTATGTATTGGTTAGAAATTTTAAATGCAACAAACTATGTTTCTGCAATAGAGTTTGAATCGATGCACAATCAATGTGGTGAAGTACTAAAAATCATTAAAAGTATAATAATTACATCAAAGAAAAAACTCATTCAAAACTCATAA
- a CDS encoding MlaE family ABC transporter permease, whose protein sequence is MMLIRYISQLGRYFLMLKEIFNKQTKWSVMKKLIFKEIDDLIIDSLGIVCFISFFIGGVVAIQTALNLTNPLIPKYLIGFATRQSVILEFAPTFISVIMAGKMGSYITSSIGTMRVTEQIDALEVMGVNSLNYLVFPKIVALLMYPFVIGISMFLGIFGGWLACAYGGFSTSEDFIQGAQMEFIPFHITYAFIKTLIFAMLLATIPSFHGYYMKGGALEVGKASTVSFVWTSVCIILFNYILTQLLLG, encoded by the coding sequence ATGATGCTAATTCGTTATATATCTCAACTAGGAAGATATTTTTTAATGCTGAAAGAAATTTTTAACAAACAGACAAAATGGTCTGTGATGAAAAAATTGATTTTTAAAGAAATCGACGATTTAATAATCGACTCTCTTGGTATTGTTTGTTTTATCTCTTTTTTTATTGGAGGAGTTGTTGCTATTCAAACTGCGTTAAACTTAACTAATCCATTAATTCCAAAATATTTAATTGGTTTTGCCACACGTCAATCTGTTATATTGGAGTTTGCTCCTACTTTTATTTCGGTAATTATGGCCGGAAAAATGGGATCTTACATTACTTCCAGTATTGGTACAATGCGTGTTACAGAACAAATTGATGCTCTTGAAGTTATGGGAGTTAATTCATTAAACTACTTAGTTTTCCCAAAAATAGTAGCTTTATTAATGTACCCTTTTGTAATCGGGATTAGTATGTTTCTGGGTATTTTTGGTGGATGGCTGGCTTGTGCTTATGGCGGATTTTCGACTAGTGAAGATTTTATTCAGGGTGCCCAAATGGAATTTATTCCTTTTCATATCACTTATGCCTTTATTAAAACTTTAATATTCGCAATGTTATTGGCTACAATTCCATCTTTTCACGGATATTACATGAAAGGTGGCGCACTAGAAGTTGGTAAAGCAAGTACGGTTTCATTTGTATGGACATCTGTTTGTATCATTCTTTTTAATTATATATTAACTCAATTATTATTAGGATAA
- a CDS encoding SDR family NAD(P)-dependent oxidoreductase, giving the protein MKNIIVTGTSRGIGYELALQFANAGNQVLAISRKIPQTLLEHQNITCLSVDLADEAALQEVDGFLSSTWKKVDAVVHNAGALLLKPFAETTQADFESIYKVNVFAVANLTRICLPYLQKGSHVVTISSIGGVRGSLKFAGLAAYSSSKGAVITLTELLAEEYKEQGISFNVLALGSVQTEMLNEAFPGYQAPISAEGMATYIYDFTLNGNKYFNGKVLEVSSTNP; this is encoded by the coding sequence ATGAAAAATATTATTGTTACCGGAACCAGTAGAGGAATTGGTTACGAATTAGCGTTACAATTTGCTAATGCAGGAAATCAGGTTTTGGCCATTTCCAGAAAAATACCTCAGACACTTTTAGAACATCAAAACATCACTTGTCTTTCAGTCGATTTGGCTGATGAAGCTGCTTTGCAGGAAGTAGATGGTTTTCTTTCTTCGACCTGGAAAAAAGTAGATGCTGTAGTGCATAATGCAGGCGCTTTATTATTGAAGCCTTTTGCAGAAACCACTCAGGCTGATTTTGAAAGTATTTATAAGGTGAATGTTTTTGCGGTTGCAAATCTTACCAGAATTTGTTTGCCTTATCTTCAAAAAGGAAGTCATGTTGTTACAATTAGCTCAATTGGTGGTGTAAGAGGAAGTCTTAAATTCGCAGGATTGGCTGCTTACAGTTCAAGTAAAGGTGCAGTAATTACGTTAACCGAATTATTAGCTGAAGAATATAAAGAGCAAGGGATTTCATTTAATGTTCTGGCTTTGGGTTCAGTTCAGACAGAAATGCTAAATGAAGCTTTTCCAGGTTATCAGGCGCCAATTTCTGCTGAAGGAATGGCAACTTATATTTATGATTTTACATTAAATGGAAATAAATATTTTAATGGGAAAGTGTTAGAGGTCTCGTCTACGAATCCTTAG
- a CDS encoding chalcone isomerase family protein, whose translation MKKILLLLTLLLSIQFSTVSAQTQLEVNGVTVPRKIEFQNKTLQLNGAGGRSKMWLEVYVQALYLSQLSQDPQFIIDSDTEMAIRIEITSSMVSSNKLTKAMNTGFEKSAGSNLEELRPRIEDFKKLLSDAIKEKDVFVLGYNPLDQTINVYKNEVLKGKVPGFDFKKALFGIWLSNKPVDETLKKHLLGI comes from the coding sequence ATGAAAAAGATTTTACTATTACTCACTCTCCTTTTAAGCATACAATTTTCTACGGTCTCTGCCCAAACTCAATTAGAAGTAAATGGCGTTACGGTTCCTAGAAAAATTGAATTTCAAAACAAAACTTTGCAACTTAACGGAGCCGGAGGAAGATCTAAAATGTGGCTCGAAGTTTATGTTCAGGCATTGTATTTATCTCAATTAAGTCAGGATCCTCAATTTATTATTGACAGTGATACTGAGATGGCTATTCGAATTGAAATTACATCATCAATGGTTTCTTCAAACAAATTAACGAAAGCAATGAATACTGGTTTCGAAAAATCGGCAGGAAGTAATCTTGAAGAATTGCGACCAAGAATAGAAGATTTTAAAAAACTGCTCAGCGATGCTATTAAAGAAAAAGATGTTTTTGTTTTAGGTTACAATCCGCTTGATCAAACTATCAATGTTTATAAAAATGAAGTTTTGAAGGGAAAAGTTCCCGGATTCGATTTCAAAAAAGCATTGTTCGGAATCTGGCTTTCTAATAAACCGGTAGACGAAACACTGAAAAAACATTTATTAGGAATATAA
- a CDS encoding methyltransferase, whose amino-acid sequence MYEKTFPNKRFKLTLEFLQKHVKTSETIFDFGVPNPFSKIMEENGYTVKNTKGEDLDNDQTALQTEEYTVFTAFEIFEHLLNPYTILENVKCDKLLISIPLRLWFSPAYRSKTDMWDRHYHEFEDWQLDWLLEKTGWKITDRQKFTHPVKKFGFRPLLRYFTPRYYIVVAEKIKA is encoded by the coding sequence ATGTACGAAAAAACGTTTCCGAATAAAAGATTCAAACTTACTTTAGAGTTTTTACAAAAACACGTTAAGACATCAGAAACCATTTTTGATTTTGGTGTACCCAATCCATTTTCTAAAATAATGGAAGAAAATGGTTATACCGTAAAAAACACCAAAGGCGAAGATTTAGACAACGATCAAACGGCTTTGCAAACCGAAGAATATACTGTTTTTACTGCATTCGAAATTTTTGAACATTTGCTAAATCCGTACACGATTCTTGAAAATGTGAAATGTGACAAATTGTTAATTTCAATTCCGTTACGTTTATGGTTTTCTCCGGCATATCGTTCTAAAACAGATATGTGGGACAGACATTACCATGAATTTGAAGATTGGCAATTAGACTGGCTTTTAGAAAAAACAGGCTGGAAAATAACCGATCGCCAAAAATTTACACATCCGGTAAAAAAGTTTGGTTTCAGACCATTATTAAGATATTTCACTCCCAGATATTATATTGTTGTGGCAGAGAAAATAAAAGCCTAA
- a CDS encoding SprT-like domain-containing protein, producing the protein MIETLARYIPEHAVKPVFDLIVANQVHLKIVNERQTRHGDYRRGPSGKHEITVNASLNKYRFLITLIHEISHLVAFERFGRNIKPHGNEWKLTFQRMMIPFIRPEIFPGQLLPLLARHFKNPSASSDTDTTLSLALKQYDAQNDKNYVFEIPYGSVFRIKNGKIFKKLAVRTKRFECIEISSGRTYLFNPNAEVELINSN; encoded by the coding sequence GTGATCGAAACATTAGCCAGATATATCCCGGAACATGCTGTAAAGCCTGTCTTTGATTTGATTGTTGCCAATCAGGTGCATCTTAAAATCGTAAATGAACGCCAAACGCGTCATGGAGATTATAGGAGAGGACCAAGTGGTAAACATGAAATTACGGTAAATGCCAGTTTAAATAAATATCGTTTTTTGATTACGCTGATTCATGAGATTTCGCATTTGGTGGCATTTGAAAGGTTTGGAAGAAATATAAAGCCACATGGAAATGAATGGAAGCTTACCTTTCAGCGTATGATGATTCCGTTTATTCGTCCGGAGATTTTCCCGGGGCAATTATTGCCTTTATTAGCGAGGCATTTTAAGAACCCATCTGCGAGTAGTGATACCGATACTACTTTGTCTCTGGCTTTAAAGCAATACGATGCGCAAAACGATAAAAATTACGTTTTTGAGATTCCGTACGGAAGTGTGTTCAGAATTAAAAATGGTAAAATATTCAAGAAGTTAGCGGTTAGAACCAAACGTTTTGAATGTATTGAGATAAGTTCAGGAAGAACGTATTTGTTTAATCCAAATGCTGAGGTAGAGTTGATAAATTCGAATTAA